From Halapricum desulfuricans, a single genomic window includes:
- a CDS encoding M28 family metallopeptidase, which yields MDERVTRRLGTIWQSDRPWRVVTTLAEFEDRLGGHPGEKRAAEFLRDELEALGVEDVRQESFAIPEWTRGETSLLVHVHSKDRERTFEARALPYCPEATVEAPLVDVGYGTPEELDENDVEDAIVVASAATPPSADRFVHRTEKIGHAAERGAAGFIFANHRPGQLPPTGSLRVGDTLPAVGVSHETGEWLRDYARNGAAARLNVTASVEPGTSQNVRGRFGPETDASVLLVAHYDAHDVAEGALDNGCGVAVSLSVVDALRELELDRGVEIALVGCEELGLQGSETLAASVDPEDVHAVVNLDGVGRERTIQALTHGSDELGALAEEAFAAVGHPLEVQDRPHPYSDHWPFLRRGIPALQVHSQANDETGTWKRGWTHTRADTRDKVDQRTLREHAMLVTLLVRELVGTDLDRIDPQRLRDDLSDAEPSMRAADIWPDAWDE from the coding sequence ATGGACGAACGGGTGACGCGCCGTCTCGGGACGATCTGGCAGTCCGACCGCCCCTGGCGCGTGGTGACGACGCTGGCGGAATTCGAGGACAGACTCGGGGGGCATCCGGGCGAAAAGCGGGCGGCGGAGTTCCTGCGTGACGAGCTCGAAGCACTCGGCGTCGAGGACGTCCGCCAGGAGTCGTTCGCGATCCCGGAGTGGACGCGCGGGGAGACATCGCTATTGGTCCACGTCCACAGCAAGGACCGCGAGCGAACCTTCGAGGCGCGAGCGCTGCCGTACTGCCCGGAGGCGACCGTCGAGGCACCACTGGTGGATGTCGGGTACGGCACGCCCGAGGAACTCGACGAAAACGACGTGGAGGACGCGATCGTCGTCGCGAGTGCGGCCACGCCGCCGTCGGCCGATCGGTTCGTCCACCGGACCGAGAAGATCGGTCACGCGGCCGAACGCGGCGCCGCGGGGTTCATCTTCGCGAATCACCGGCCCGGACAGCTCCCGCCGACCGGCTCGCTCCGGGTCGGCGACACCTTGCCCGCGGTGGGAGTCAGCCACGAGACCGGCGAGTGGCTCCGTGACTACGCTCGAAACGGGGCGGCCGCCAGGCTGAACGTCACCGCGTCGGTCGAACCGGGAACGAGCCAGAACGTCCGCGGCCGGTTCGGTCCCGAGACCGACGCGTCCGTGCTCCTGGTCGCTCACTACGACGCCCACGACGTCGCGGAGGGGGCGCTGGACAACGGCTGCGGCGTCGCCGTATCTCTGTCCGTCGTCGACGCACTGCGGGAACTGGAACTCGACCGCGGCGTCGAGATCGCGCTGGTCGGGTGTGAGGAACTGGGGCTACAGGGCAGCGAGACCCTGGCGGCAAGCGTCGATCCCGAGGACGTGCATGCGGTCGTCAACCTCGACGGAGTCGGACGGGAGCGGACGATTCAGGCGCTGACACACGGTAGTGACGAACTCGGCGCACTTGCGGAAGAGGCGTTTGCGGCGGTCGGCCATCCGCTGGAGGTCCAGGACCGGCCCCATCCCTACAGCGATCACTGGCCGTTTCTCCGCCGGGGCATCCCGGCGCTGCAGGTGCACAGCCAGGCGAACGACGAGACCGGCACCTGGAAACGAGGGTGGACGCACACGCGGGCGGACACCAGGGACAAGGTCGATCAACGGACGCTCCGCGAGCACGCAATGTTGGTGACGCTGCTCGTTCGCGAGTTGGTCGGGACGGACCTCGATCGGATCGACCCACAGCGGCTCAGAGACGATCTGTCGGATGCCGAGCCCAGTATGCGAGCGGCCGATATCTGGCCCGACGCGTGGGACGAGTGA
- a CDS encoding DUF1684 domain-containing protein — translation MSDDWQSELEQQREQKEQYFGSHPRSPIPNHADFAGLEYYPIDPAYRFELELHEHDDKEHITVETTADGSQEYVRYGEFRFEVDGEELTLQAYQPVGGEDRLWVPFRDETNDEETYGAGRYIDLEVGEHRTADGTWILDLNEAYNPTCAYNKAYECPLIPMENWLDVPIEVGEKDYPDEPVGHQ, via the coding sequence ATGAGCGACGACTGGCAAAGCGAACTCGAACAGCAGCGCGAACAGAAAGAACAGTATTTCGGCTCACATCCGCGGTCGCCGATTCCGAACCACGCCGATTTCGCGGGACTGGAGTATTACCCGATCGACCCGGCGTATCGGTTCGAACTCGAACTACACGAACACGACGACAAGGAGCACATAACCGTCGAGACGACCGCCGACGGCTCACAGGAGTACGTTCGCTACGGTGAGTTCCGGTTCGAGGTCGACGGCGAGGAGCTGACGCTACAGGCCTACCAGCCGGTCGGCGGCGAAGACCGTCTGTGGGTGCCGTTTCGCGACGAGACCAACGACGAGGAGACCTACGGCGCGGGCCGGTACATCGATCTCGAGGTGGGCGAGCACAGGACTGCGGACGGAACGTGGATCCTGGATCTCAACGAGGCGTACAACCCGACGTGCGCATACAACAAGGCCTACGAATGTCCGCTGATCCCGATGGAGAACTGGCTGGACGTTCCGATCGAAGTCGGCGAAAAGGACTACCCGGACGAGCCGGTCGGACACCAGTAG
- a CDS encoding cysteine hydrolase family protein translates to MRLDPDSTAVVVVDMQNGFCHPDGTLYAPGSEDAIEPCVDLVDQASDAGATVVFTRDVHPPEQFEDAHYYDEFERWGEHVLEGSWEAELVDELDPDDADLVVEKHTYDAFYQTELEGWLNARGIDDLVIVGTLANVCVLQTAASAGLRDYRPILLEDAVGAIEDGHREYALEHADFLFGEVTTREDIEFG, encoded by the coding sequence ATGCGTCTGGATCCCGATTCGACAGCGGTCGTGGTCGTCGACATGCAAAACGGGTTCTGCCATCCCGACGGGACCCTCTACGCGCCCGGCAGCGAAGACGCCATCGAGCCCTGCGTCGACCTAGTCGATCAGGCCAGCGACGCGGGTGCGACCGTCGTATTCACGCGGGACGTCCATCCGCCCGAGCAGTTCGAGGACGCCCACTACTACGACGAGTTCGAGCGCTGGGGCGAGCACGTGCTGGAAGGTTCCTGGGAGGCCGAACTCGTCGACGAACTCGATCCCGACGACGCGGATCTGGTCGTCGAGAAGCACACCTACGATGCGTTCTATCAGACCGAACTGGAAGGGTGGCTGAACGCCCGCGGGATCGACGACCTGGTGATCGTCGGGACGCTGGCGAACGTCTGTGTCCTGCAGACGGCCGCAAGCGCCGGCTTGCGTGACTACCGACCGATCCTGCTGGAAGACGCCGTCGGCGCGATCGAGGACGGACACCGCGAGTACGCGCTGGAGCATGCCGACTTTCTGTTCGGCGAAGTCACCACGCGCGAGGACATCGAGTTCGGGTGA
- a CDS encoding ferredoxin family protein — protein MSTAKPNVPDTPEVERESIEDRLYTVKYSDSGESHLDVKVEGICEEKCTNYECVNACPADVWRAEEGGVPMIAYENCLECGTCRFACPHGNVEWEYPETGNGVSYKFG, from the coding sequence ATGAGTACCGCAAAACCCAACGTTCCGGACACCCCTGAGGTAGAGCGCGAATCGATCGAAGACCGCCTGTACACGGTCAAGTACAGCGACAGCGGCGAGAGTCACCTCGACGTCAAAGTCGAGGGGATCTGCGAGGAGAAGTGTACGAACTACGAATGTGTCAACGCCTGCCCCGCTGATGTCTGGCGAGCGGAGGAGGGCGGCGTTCCGATGATCGCCTACGAGAATTGTCTCGAGTGTGGTACCTGTCGGTTCGCCTGCCCGCACGGCAACGTCGAGTGGGAGTACCCCGAGACCGGTAACGGGGTCTCCTACAAGTTCGGATAA
- a CDS encoding FAD-dependent oxidoreductase translates to MSETPNYDNMYDAIVVGAGLAGSTAALTMARDGLDVIMIERGPSPGTKNVFGGVLYTPRIRELTDFEDAPKERYVSKKTYSMLSEEGDETSMSIAPSSWREEPHNNSWMVLRGDFDEWFAEQAVEAGSMLVTETTVTDLIKENGEIVGVETDRPDGELRAPMVVLAEGANSLVSEAADLKDRDDRDNVAVSVKEVRKYDREKLEDRFHIDGDAGLAAHYFGDGACGDAVGGGFLYTNKRTISLGVVYSIEDAARDDKTPDEVLEEFKQHPAVAPLVRGGRMVEYSAHAIPEGGPDSMPDLVHDGAVIVGDAAGLVLNSGVHLEGTNMAVESGYHAGRAVADALAQGRTDEAALASYETDLRNSYVVENLEHYGWFMDTAAEEKEFLFDDLPRALGRAGDAYFKMDNTPKDEHVSEAKSHILDATGGWLGAAKKAWKFRKMLS, encoded by the coding sequence ATGAGCGAGACTCCGAACTACGATAACATGTACGACGCAATCGTCGTCGGCGCGGGACTGGCCGGGTCGACGGCTGCACTGACGATGGCTCGCGACGGGCTAGACGTGATTATGATCGAGCGTGGTCCGTCGCCGGGCACGAAGAACGTCTTCGGCGGCGTCCTGTACACGCCGCGGATCCGCGAGCTGACGGACTTCGAGGACGCCCCGAAGGAACGGTACGTCTCCAAGAAGACCTACAGCATGCTCAGCGAGGAGGGCGACGAGACCTCGATGTCGATCGCGCCCTCGTCCTGGCGCGAGGAGCCCCACAACAACTCCTGGATGGTACTGCGTGGGGACTTCGACGAGTGGTTCGCCGAGCAGGCCGTCGAGGCAGGTTCGATGCTGGTCACCGAGACGACGGTGACCGATCTCATCAAGGAGAACGGTGAGATCGTCGGTGTCGAGACCGATCGTCCCGACGGCGAGTTGCGCGCACCGATGGTCGTTCTCGCGGAGGGTGCCAACTCACTGGTCAGCGAGGCCGCCGATCTCAAAGATCGGGACGACCGGGACAACGTCGCCGTCTCGGTCAAGGAGGTCCGGAAGTACGACCGCGAGAAGCTGGAAGACCGCTTCCACATCGACGGCGACGCCGGGCTGGCCGCACACTACTTCGGTGACGGGGCCTGTGGCGACGCCGTCGGTGGTGGCTTCCTGTACACCAACAAGCGGACAATCTCGCTCGGCGTCGTCTACTCGATTGAGGACGCCGCTCGCGACGACAAGACGCCCGACGAAGTGCTGGAGGAGTTCAAGCAGCATCCCGCCGTCGCGCCGCTGGTGCGTGGCGGCCGGATGGTCGAGTACTCCGCCCACGCGATTCCCGAAGGCGGCCCCGACTCGATGCCCGACTTGGTCCACGACGGTGCGGTCATTGTCGGCGACGCGGCCGGCCTCGTGCTCAACAGCGGGGTCCACCTGGAAGGGACGAACATGGCCGTCGAGAGCGGCTACCACGCCGGTCGGGCCGTCGCCGATGCGCTGGCGCAGGGTCGGACTGACGAGGCCGCGCTGGCGAGCTACGAGACCGACCTCCGGAACTCCTACGTCGTCGAGAACCTAGAGCACTACGGCTGGTTCATGGACACCGCCGCCGAGGAGAAGGAGTTCCTGTTCGACGATCTGCCGCGGGCGCTCGGACGGGCCGGCGACGCGTACTTCAAGATGGACAACACGCCGAAAGATGAGCACGTCTCGGAGGCCAAGAGCCACATCCTCGATGCCACCGGCGGCTGGCTCGGCGCCGCCAAGAAAGCCTGGAAGTTCCGCAAGATGCTATCATAA
- a CDS encoding GNAT family N-acetyltransferase — translation MTDATIRRFEPGDTDAVLALNERAMAAEGTDPEDVPGIDDLRRIESEYLDSGGEFLVADLGGDIVGMGGLTIDGETAEVFRMRVDPDYQRSGLGSALLDRLERAARERGATRLLAETARRQQAATEFYPAHGFEEQGRRSFGEYELIQFERLL, via the coding sequence ATGACCGACGCCACGATCCGCCGGTTCGAACCCGGCGACACCGACGCCGTGCTGGCGCTGAACGAGCGGGCGATGGCCGCCGAGGGGACCGATCCCGAGGACGTGCCCGGGATCGACGACCTTCGCCGAATCGAGTCCGAGTATCTCGATTCGGGCGGGGAGTTCCTCGTCGCGGATCTCGGCGGCGACATCGTCGGCATGGGCGGGCTCACGATCGACGGCGAGACGGCCGAGGTGTTCCGGATGCGCGTCGATCCCGACTACCAGCGCTCGGGACTCGGTTCGGCGCTGCTGGATCGGCTGGAGCGGGCCGCCCGCGAGCGCGGTGCGACGCGACTGCTCGCGGAGACGGCCCGCCGCCAGCAGGCGGCCACGGAGTTCTACCCGGCACACGGCTTCGAAGAACAGGGCCGACGGTCGTTCGGCGAGTACGAGTTAATTCAATTCGAGAGGCTGCTGTAG
- a CDS encoding Hvo_1808 family surface protein, with the protein MRPRTVLLIVLVGVLAVGSASLSAGAASHGHAAEQVPVQSSADTEPPDPPGDPLGWENGYWYNESIDVTPDDGLNESELDAVVARSMARVESVRGIEFNGTVPVEVISRAAFSDNRSVSDTNTSTANRIHQNVKWEAMFSIGEDENALSSFRSTQTATIGGYYSPGDDRIVIVSENATTPKMDEVTLSQELFHALQDQKLEISFNRSTREGLNAANGIIEGDGNLVDQIYQTNCGDDWNCVTPSSDDSSGGGDTSDINYGIYLTQYQPYNDGPAFVQQIRSEGGWEAVNDVYDNPPTSTEQVIHPEKYPDEGPVNITFTDSSSDEWSVPDLGNGSVDYARFGQAGLSAMFLRPAVASQYSDVPVLRPEQIFTDRRTLNYGLDVTNGWGNDRLYPYATNESAETNETGYVWQIEWDTVDDAGAFADAYVELLEYYGAESVPENESTYRVSDDEPFGDAFYVGHDGQTVTIVNGPTVADLSEIRAGVAPANETDPDETTESDETNTDTDETTESDETAGPDGATTDTGDGFGPGFSVAVALLAVLASAAVAVRRHT; encoded by the coding sequence ATGCGTCCCCGCACTGTCCTACTGATCGTCCTCGTCGGGGTGCTTGCGGTGGGTTCTGCCTCTCTTTCCGCCGGCGCCGCGAGTCACGGTCACGCCGCCGAGCAGGTACCGGTCCAGTCGTCTGCGGACACGGAACCGCCGGATCCGCCCGGCGACCCCCTCGGTTGGGAGAACGGTTACTGGTACAACGAATCGATCGACGTGACGCCCGATGACGGTCTCAACGAGAGTGAACTCGACGCCGTCGTCGCGCGTTCGATGGCTCGTGTCGAGTCCGTCCGCGGTATCGAGTTCAACGGGACCGTCCCGGTCGAGGTAATCAGCCGGGCGGCGTTCAGCGACAACCGGAGCGTCAGCGACACGAACACCTCGACGGCCAACCGGATCCATCAGAACGTCAAGTGGGAGGCGATGTTCTCGATCGGTGAAGACGAAAACGCCCTCTCCTCGTTCCGGTCGACCCAGACGGCGACGATCGGTGGCTACTACAGTCCCGGCGACGACCGGATCGTGATCGTCTCGGAGAACGCGACCACCCCGAAAATGGACGAGGTCACGCTCTCCCAGGAACTGTTTCACGCCCTGCAGGACCAGAAACTCGAAATCTCCTTCAACCGATCGACCCGGGAGGGACTCAACGCGGCCAACGGGATCATTGAAGGTGATGGCAATCTCGTCGACCAGATTTACCAGACCAACTGTGGTGACGACTGGAACTGTGTAACTCCAAGTAGCGACGATTCCAGCGGTGGCGGTGACACGAGCGACATCAATTACGGGATCTACCTGACGCAGTATCAGCCGTACAACGACGGCCCGGCGTTCGTCCAGCAGATCCGCTCTGAGGGTGGCTGGGAAGCAGTCAACGACGTCTACGACAATCCGCCGACCAGCACCGAGCAGGTCATCCATCCCGAGAAATACCCTGACGAAGGCCCAGTAAATATTACGTTCACTGATTCGAGTAGCGACGAATGGTCTGTGCCAGACTTGGGCAACGGGAGCGTCGACTACGCCCGCTTCGGCCAGGCCGGGCTGAGCGCGATGTTCCTGCGGCCGGCGGTCGCGTCACAATACAGCGATGTTCCCGTTTTGCGTCCCGAACAGATATTTACTGACCGTCGGACGCTCAACTACGGTCTCGACGTCACGAACGGCTGGGGCAACGACCGGCTCTACCCCTACGCCACGAATGAGTCGGCGGAAACCAACGAGACCGGGTACGTCTGGCAGATCGAGTGGGACACGGTCGACGACGCCGGTGCGTTCGCCGACGCGTACGTCGAGTTGCTTGAGTACTACGGTGCCGAATCGGTCCCCGAGAACGAGAGCACTTACCGGGTCTCTGACGACGAACCGTTCGGTGACGCGTTCTACGTCGGACACGACGGGCAGACGGTGACGATCGTCAACGGGCCAACTGTCGCCGATCTGTCGGAGATCCGTGCTGGCGTGGCACCAGCGAACGAAACGGACCCAGACGAGACGACTGAGTCAGACGAGACGAACACGGACACCGATGAGACGACTGAGTCAGACGAGACGGCGGGACCAGATGGGGCGACGACGGACACCGGTGATGGATTCGGTCCGGGCTTTAGTGTCGCCGTCGCGTTGCTCGCAGTGCTTGCCAGCGCCGCCGTCGCAGTTCGACGCCACACGTAG
- a CDS encoding electron transfer flavoprotein subunit alpha/FixB family protein: protein MAATSDTSADIEAHDDVWVFVEQHDGEIANVAWELLSKGRDLADERGEDLVALVMGADLDETDIPEQCIARGADTVLIADDPVFEPYRSDPYGEQFRHLVETRKPAVALIGGTHTGRDFAGRVAVPTHAGLTADCTELEMEDGRYEMRRPAFGGDALATIICPEHRPQMSTVRPGVFPAAEPEEGREGEVETVEVVVDEDETMTEVLEREVGDVADITDADIVVAGGMGAEGDFEPLWELADLLGGEVAATRDAVEEGWIEPARQVGQTGKTVRPKLYVAAGISGAIQHLEGMDDSETVIAINTDPNAPIFDNADYGIVGDLHEVIPELIEYFEENEEAIPA from the coding sequence ATGGCAGCCACGAGCGACACCAGTGCCGATATCGAGGCACACGACGACGTCTGGGTGTTCGTCGAACAGCACGACGGCGAGATCGCGAACGTCGCCTGGGAACTGCTGAGCAAGGGTCGAGATCTGGCCGACGAGCGCGGCGAGGACCTCGTCGCCCTGGTGATGGGTGCGGATCTCGACGAGACGGACATCCCCGAGCAGTGTATCGCCCGCGGGGCCGACACAGTGCTGATCGCCGACGATCCGGTGTTCGAGCCCTATCGGTCGGACCCCTACGGCGAGCAGTTCCGCCACCTCGTCGAGACGCGCAAGCCCGCCGTCGCGCTGATCGGCGGGACCCACACCGGTCGGGACTTCGCCGGCCGCGTGGCGGTGCCGACACACGCAGGCCTGACCGCCGACTGCACCGAACTGGAGATGGAAGACGGTCGCTACGAGATGCGCCGGCCGGCCTTCGGCGGGGACGCGCTGGCGACGATCATCTGTCCCGAGCACCGACCGCAGATGTCGACCGTCCGACCCGGGGTGTTCCCGGCTGCGGAACCCGAGGAGGGCCGCGAGGGCGAGGTCGAGACCGTCGAGGTCGTCGTCGACGAGGACGAGACGATGACCGAGGTACTCGAGCGCGAGGTCGGCGACGTCGCCGACATCACCGACGCCGATATCGTCGTCGCCGGCGGGATGGGCGCCGAGGGCGACTTCGAGCCGCTGTGGGAGCTGGCTGACCTCCTCGGCGGTGAGGTCGCAGCGACCCGTGACGCCGTCGAAGAGGGCTGGATCGAACCGGCCCGACAGGTCGGCCAGACCGGCAAGACCGTCCGACCGAAGCTGTACGTCGCGGCCGGGATCTCGGGTGCGATCCAGCATCTCGAAGGGATGGACGATAGCGAGACGGTGATCGCGATCAACACCGATCCCAACGCACCGATCTTCGACAACGCTGACTACGGTATCGTCGGTGACCTCCACGAGGTCATTCCCGAATTGATCGAGTACTTCGAGGAGAACGAGGAGGCGATTCCGGCATGA
- a CDS encoding electron transfer flavoprotein subunit beta/FixA family protein: protein MTDGWNIVVCVKQVPDADDVSIDPETGRLNRSDAEAVMNAPDYNAVEAALELRDEVGGTVTALSMGPPNADAVLRVAVGMGADDGVLLSDPAFGGSDTWPTSLALARGAEELDADVVLGGEETTDSSTGQVPPGIAAHNGWAQLTYVEELEPRPDGDKLVAKRDVEGGYEKVAAELPVVVAMGFGENDPRPAGLHRKIFAEADFEPETWTAEDLGVEDEVGLSVSPTQVGGMDTADPVPREQEVVDETDELAEQIAEVL, encoded by the coding sequence ATGACAGATGGATGGAACATAGTCGTCTGCGTCAAGCAGGTACCCGATGCGGACGACGTTTCTATAGACCCGGAGACGGGACGGTTGAATCGCTCCGACGCCGAGGCCGTGATGAACGCGCCGGACTACAACGCGGTCGAAGCGGCGCTGGAACTGCGCGACGAGGTCGGCGGAACGGTGACGGCCCTCTCGATGGGGCCGCCGAACGCCGACGCGGTGTTGCGTGTGGCCGTCGGGATGGGTGCCGACGACGGCGTCCTCCTGTCCGATCCGGCCTTCGGTGGCAGTGACACCTGGCCGACGAGCCTGGCACTGGCCCGCGGGGCCGAGGAACTGGATGCTGACGTGGTCCTCGGCGGCGAGGAGACGACGGACTCCTCGACTGGCCAGGTCCCGCCGGGGATCGCCGCCCACAACGGCTGGGCACAGCTCACATACGTCGAGGAGCTCGAACCCCGGCCCGACGGGGACAAACTCGTCGCGAAGCGTGACGTGGAAGGCGGCTACGAGAAAGTCGCCGCCGAACTGCCGGTCGTCGTCGCGATGGGCTTCGGCGAGAACGATCCCCGTCCTGCGGGGCTACACCGCAAGATCTTCGCCGAGGCCGACTTCGAGCCCGAGACCTGGACGGCCGAGGATCTCGGCGTCGAGGACGAGGTCGGACTCTCCGTCTCGCCGACGCAGGTCGGCGGCATGGACACCGCGGATCCGGTCCCGCGCGAACAGGAGGTCGTCGACGAGACCGACGAACTCGCCGAGCAGATAGCGGAGGTGCTCTGA
- a CDS encoding nicotinate phosphoribosyltransferase, with amino-acid sequence MTDSGPFDFLGVDAIRAERATDAYFDRTVEALEHAGKDPHVVAEVTADQFPDGEFEVLAGLKDLAHLFEGYEVDVEALPEGQLFDGGPVARIEGDYLEFCRLETALLGFLSHASAIATNALRARRAAPDSTVLSFGSRHVHPAIAPVVERGALIGGLDGISNVAAGEMIGREAGGTMPHALVLSFGRGNQEAAWRAFDEAVGPDVPRVALCDTFTDEVDETLRAVETIEDIDSVRLDTTGSRRGDFRHIIKEVRWELDARGHDDIGVFVSGGLGPDQLRELRDVADGFGVGGYVSNADPVDFALDIVEVDGQPTSKRGKLAGVKDVYRTPDGGHHVALADRPGPVDGESLMEPLVRDGEIVREFDIENAARLASQDADAVGFASE; translated from the coding sequence ATGACCGATAGTGGCCCGTTCGACTTTCTCGGGGTGGACGCGATCCGTGCGGAGCGAGCGACCGACGCGTACTTCGACCGCACGGTCGAGGCGCTCGAACACGCGGGCAAGGATCCCCACGTCGTCGCCGAAGTGACCGCCGACCAGTTTCCCGACGGCGAGTTCGAGGTGCTGGCCGGGCTGAAGGACCTCGCGCATCTCTTCGAGGGCTACGAGGTGGACGTCGAGGCACTGCCGGAAGGGCAACTGTTCGACGGCGGTCCGGTCGCCCGGATCGAAGGCGATTATCTGGAGTTCTGTCGGCTGGAGACGGCGTTGCTCGGGTTTCTGTCACACGCCAGCGCCATTGCGACCAACGCCTTGCGAGCGCGGCGGGCCGCGCCGGACTCGACGGTGCTGAGCTTCGGCTCGCGACACGTCCATCCCGCGATCGCGCCGGTCGTCGAGCGGGGCGCCCTGATCGGCGGCCTCGACGGCATCTCCAACGTCGCTGCCGGCGAGATGATCGGCCGGGAGGCCGGGGGGACGATGCCCCACGCGCTGGTGCTTTCCTTCGGCCGAGGTAACCAGGAAGCGGCCTGGCGGGCGTTCGACGAGGCTGTCGGCCCCGACGTGCCCCGTGTCGCGCTCTGTGACACCTTCACCGACGAGGTCGACGAGACGCTTCGCGCCGTCGAGACTATCGAGGACATCGACAGCGTCCGCCTCGACACGACCGGTTCCCGGCGTGGCGACTTCAGACACATCATCAAGGAGGTCCGGTGGGAACTGGACGCACGGGGTCACGACGATATCGGTGTCTTCGTCAGCGGCGGCCTCGGGCCCGACCAGTTGCGCGAGCTTCGGGACGTTGCCGACGGGTTCGGCGTCGGCGGGTACGTCAGCAACGCGGACCCGGTCGATTTCGCACTGGACATCGTCGAGGTCGACGGACAGCCCACTTCCAAGCGCGGCAAGCTCGCCGGCGTGAAAGACGTCTACCGGACCCCGGACGGCGGTCATCACGTCGCGCTCGCGGACCGGCCCGGCCCCGTCGACGGCGAGTCACTCATGGAGCCGCTGGTCCGGGACGGCGAGATCGTCCGGGAGTTCGATATCGAGAACGCCGCGCGGCTGGCCAGTCAGGACGCCGACGCTGTCGGGTTCGCAAGCGAGTGA
- a CDS encoding Hvo_1808 family surface protein: protein MRRHLAILALAAALVIAGCISPPATTDDIGVENGYRYDADIAVTTGDGLNESEREAVVGRAMARVEYIRGHEFQETVDVRVISRAEYRNRTNDASDAANLTARQRWNEQVWEALHIIGEGETYPEARATNRGSSVVGYYSPGDGEIVLVSDSATPRVARGTLVHELVHALQDQHLSLGETRQLQDEQLAVWSLIEGDANYVQDRYERLCGVTWECIETPRAAPVRSGSFNQGLFLVSYLPYAEGPEFVEALRERGDWRAVDDGYGRFPASTEQVIHPDRYPGDEPATVPIPDRSNSGWEQFDDLDRPGHDTVGEGSIYAMFAATGVIDRSGAAQYDYDHPLSSGWAGDRIVPYHNGSGGYGYVWRVRWATPGEARAFAEGYRTLLDRRGADRIGDGRYRIGDGGFADAFRISRDGQTVTIVNAPTAPGLDAVHAPS, encoded by the coding sequence ATGCGACGGCACCTCGCGATTCTGGCGCTCGCGGCTGCGCTCGTGATCGCGGGGTGTATCTCACCACCTGCGACTACGGACGATATCGGCGTCGAGAACGGATACCGATACGACGCTGACATCGCGGTCACGACCGGCGACGGCCTCAATGAGAGCGAACGCGAGGCCGTCGTCGGACGCGCGATGGCACGCGTCGAGTACATCCGCGGCCACGAGTTCCAGGAGACCGTCGACGTACGGGTCATCTCCCGGGCGGAGTACCGCAACCGCACCAATGACGCTTCGGACGCTGCAAATCTGACCGCCCGACAGCGATGGAACGAACAGGTCTGGGAGGCGTTGCACATCATCGGCGAGGGCGAGACGTATCCCGAGGCGCGGGCGACCAACCGCGGCTCGTCAGTGGTGGGGTACTACTCGCCGGGGGACGGGGAGATCGTCCTCGTCAGCGACTCGGCGACGCCGCGGGTGGCCCGCGGGACGCTCGTCCACGAACTCGTCCACGCGTTACAGGACCAACACCTCTCCCTCGGGGAGACGCGCCAGTTGCAGGACGAGCAACTCGCCGTCTGGAGTCTCATCGAAGGCGACGCCAACTACGTCCAGGACCGCTACGAACGTCTCTGTGGGGTGACCTGGGAGTGCATCGAGACGCCCCGAGCAGCCCCCGTTCGATCGGGCTCGTTCAATCAGGGACTGTTCCTGGTGAGCTATCTCCCCTACGCCGAAGGGCCCGAGTTCGTCGAGGCATTGCGCGAGCGTGGCGACTGGCGTGCTGTCGACGACGGGTACGGACGGTTCCCCGCGAGCACCGAACAGGTCATCCATCCCGACCGCTATCCCGGCGACGAACCGGCGACCGTGCCTATTCCTGATCGCTCGAACAGTGGATGGGAGCAGTTTGACGACCTCGACCGTCCGGGCCATGACACCGTCGGCGAGGGATCGATCTACGCGATGTTCGCCGCGACCGGCGTGATCGACCGCAGCGGGGCAGCGCAGTACGACTACGACCATCCGCTGTCGAGCGGCTGGGCGGGCGATCGGATCGTCCCCTACCACAACGGTAGCGGCGGCTACGGCTACGTGTGGCGAGTTCGCTGGGCGACTCCCGGCGAGGCCCGTGCGTTCGCCGAGGGGTACCGGACGCTTCTCGACCGTCGGGGCGCCGATCGAATCGGTGACGGTCGATACCGTATCGGGGACGGCGGATTCGCCGACGCGTTCCGGATCTCGCGGGACGGACAGACGGTGACGATCGTCAACGCTCCGACCGCTCCCGGCCTCGATGCCGTCCACGCGCCGTCGTGA